One Acidobacteriota bacterium genomic window carries:
- a CDS encoding IS5 family transposase codes for MIPGVTHNNDLVEVLILLALSPKVVDVIWAAVAPLIPKRPVADHPLGCHRPRLSDRLCFEAILFRLVTGCSWDVAGRLGKGSETTLRNRRDEWVTAGVFDRLVEEALAGYDKIIGLDLTEVSIDGSQHKAPFGGEGTGRNPTDRGKQGWKWSICTDRDGIPIGWAIAGANRHDMVLLGPTLDAVANRGLAMDIETLHLDRGYDNQLARVTVADAGIDDLICARKRKRGTAAKPKPVPLGMRWPVERTNSWLSNYGQLRRNTDRRIIHRLAAMALAIALILTIKLVKWADKWNQ; via the coding sequence ATGATCCCGGGTGTAACACACAACAACGATCTGGTGGAGGTACTTATCCTGCTCGCTTTGAGTCCGAAAGTGGTGGATGTCATCTGGGCGGCGGTCGCCCCGCTCATCCCGAAACGGCCCGTAGCGGATCATCCGTTGGGGTGTCACCGGCCCAGGCTCTCTGACCGTCTGTGTTTCGAGGCGATCCTGTTCCGGCTCGTGACGGGGTGTTCCTGGGATGTCGCGGGCCGACTGGGGAAGGGCTCTGAGACAACGCTGCGGAATCGCCGCGACGAGTGGGTCACAGCTGGTGTCTTCGACCGGCTTGTCGAAGAAGCACTTGCTGGGTATGACAAGATCATCGGCCTCGACCTGACGGAGGTTTCGATCGACGGGTCCCAGCATAAGGCACCGTTTGGTGGGGAAGGAACCGGCCGGAACCCCACCGACCGGGGGAAACAAGGCTGGAAATGGTCCATCTGCACCGACCGGGACGGCATCCCAATCGGATGGGCGATTGCGGGGGCGAACCGCCACGACATGGTCCTACTCGGACCCACCCTCGACGCCGTTGCAAACCGTGGACTCGCTATGGACATCGAGACGCTGCACCTCGACCGAGGCTACGACAACCAGCTGGCACGGGTCACCGTCGCCGACGCTGGCATCGACGACCTGATCTGTGCACGTAAACGCAAACGAGGTACCGCGGCGAAACCGAAACCCGTGCCTCTCGGGATGCGGTGGCCCGTTGAGCGCACCAACTCGTGGCTCTCGAACTACGGGCAGCTCCGCAGAAACACCGACCGGCGCATCATCCACCGCCTCGCAGCCATGGCCCTCGCCATCGCCCTCATCCTCACCATCAAACTCGTCAAATGGGCGGACAAGTGGAACCAATGA
- a CDS encoding ABC transporter ATP-binding protein yields MSVDAIVAEGITVRFRPFVDRKPTLRRAIGSRNHRKIDEIVAVDNLDLTVKKGEAFGVIGRNGAGKSTLLRVLAKTLKPDEGTIRTYGKTSTLLSLGVGFNLQLSGRRNIYLGGLAAGLRKREIDERFDSIVEYAELEHAIDRPVKTYSSGMFSRLAFSVGMALDPNIILLDEVLAVGDEAFREKSLASMKELLTRAGTIVFVSHALPNVASFCDRAAWIENGRIKMLGVADEVVEAYKFDALGKSK; encoded by the coding sequence ATGAGCGTCGACGCGATAGTCGCTGAGGGCATCACCGTTCGATTTCGACCGTTTGTCGATAGGAAGCCGACCCTCCGCCGCGCCATTGGATCTCGTAACCACCGCAAGATCGACGAAATTGTCGCTGTCGACAACCTTGACCTCACTGTCAAGAAGGGTGAGGCGTTTGGTGTGATCGGCCGCAACGGTGCCGGCAAGTCAACGTTGCTCAGGGTCCTTGCGAAGACGCTGAAGCCCGATGAAGGAACAATCAGAACATATGGCAAGACTTCGACGCTGTTGTCGCTCGGGGTGGGTTTCAATCTCCAGCTCTCGGGGCGTCGCAATATCTACCTAGGCGGTTTGGCCGCCGGGCTGCGCAAACGTGAGATCGACGAGCGGTTCGACAGCATTGTTGAGTATGCCGAGCTCGAGCATGCAATCGACCGACCCGTAAAGACGTACTCCTCAGGGATGTTTTCCCGTCTGGCTTTCTCGGTCGGCATGGCGCTCGACCCAAACATTATCTTGCTTGATGAGGTTCTCGCCGTGGGCGACGAGGCCTTCCGCGAGAAGTCCCTGGCCTCGATGAAGGAACTTCTCACACGCGCCGGGACGATTGTCTTCGTGTCGCACGCCCTACCCAACGTCGCTTCGTTCTGCGACCGTGCCGCATGGATAGAAAACGGCAGAATCAAAATGCTCGGTGTCGCTGATGAGGTCGTGGAGGCCTATAAATTCGATGCCTTGGGAAAGTCAAAGTGA